Genomic segment of Pseudothermotoga hypogea DSM 11164 = NBRC 106472:
ATCTATTCCTCTCTCTTCTTTCACTGGACTGCCTCACACGTTTCAGAGCCGACTTGTTGACCTTCTTCGCCACAATTCTTCCCTCCCCTACATGTTGAAGTATCTCTTGAGCTCGTCAACGGCATCGAGCTTCTCCCAAGTGAAGTCGGGATCGTTCCTGCCGAAGTGGCCATAAGCCGCAGTTTTTCTGTAGATAGGCCTGCGCAGATCCAGCTTCTCAATGATCGCCAAAGGACGGAAATCGAACACTTCAAGGATGATCTTCTTCAACTTTTCTTCTTCCACTTTTGCCGTTCCGAAGGTGTCTATCATGAGGGACACTGGCCTGGCTTTACCTATCGCGTAAGCTACTTGTATCAAGAAACGATCCGCAAGGCCTGCGGCAACGACGTTCTTCGCAACGTAGCGGGCCATGTAGTGGGCGGATCTGTCGACCTTCGTAGGATCCTTCCCACTGAACGCCCCGCCACCGTGTGGCACCCATCCACCGTAGGTGTCCACTATGATCTTTCGGCCCGTTAAACCCGTGTCCGCCGACGGACCTCCGAGCACGAACCTACCGGTTGGGTTCACCAGGATCTTTATTTCATCGGACCAATACTGTTGAGGTATCGTTGGTCTTATGACATGCTCGATTAGAGCTTCTCTGAGCTCGTTGATCGTCACGTCGGGCTCATGCTGTGCAGATATGAGGACGGTGTCAACCCTCACGGGCTTCCAGTTCTCATCGTACTCGATCGTGACCTGCGTCTTGCCGTCGGGTCTGAGGAACGGTACAATCTTTTTCTTTCTGACCTCAGCGAGTTTCATCGCAAGTTTGTGGGCAAGAACTATCGGAAGGGGCATGTATTCGGGTGTTTCGTTCGTCGCATAACCGAACATCATGCCCTGATCGCCCGCACCAATCTTGTCGTATTCGTCCTCAAGGTGGTTTTTCTCCCGCGCCTCGAGTGCTTTGTTTACTCCTATAGCTATGTCGGGAGATTGATTGTGGATCGAAGTCAGAACTCCACACGTTTCACCGTCGAAGCCGTACTTTGCCCTCGTGTAACCGACGTCGAGAATAGTGCGTCTCACGATGTCCTGTATGTCCACGTATGCCTCGGTTGTGACCTCTCCTGCCACGACGGCCAAACCCGTTGTAACGAGAGTCTCAACCGCAACCCTTGCGTTGGGATCCTGCTGCAAGATTGCGTCCAAGATCGCATCCGATATCTGATCTGCCAGCTTGTCCGGGTGACCTTCTGTGACACTCTCGCTTGTGAACAACCTCTTCATTTCTCCGCCTCCTTTGTGTTTTGCTCATATTCTTCTTTGCTCACGAACTCTCCACCTTCCAGGCTGAAGGTCCTGACCTTGTAGCTCGAACTGAAGGCTGCGGTGAGGTGCAACTTGTTCGGACACTTCGAACCAACGTAGATTTTATCAATCCTGTACGGAGTGGACGGATTGTCGTAATCGTTTATGAAGTCGTAACCCATGCGCAAATGACTGCGGAAGTACTCTCCGCATCGCGAACATTTGAAGTACACCACCAGGTTGTTCCCTTGTCTGTAGAACGGATCAACTGACAGGTTCTTCACTCTCTTTCGCCTGAAGAACCACATGCTCTCTACCTTCTTTCCAGAACGAATTTCACTTCGTGCTCGTTTTTCCACACGTCTTCACAGACTATAGTCACGTTCGTTCTCGAGGGAATCTGACCCAGTTCGGGGAATCTGTTCAGCTTCACAACATTGCTGCTCTTGTCCGGATACAGTTTGTAGTAAGCGGTGTATCTGTATCCATCTGCCACAGAATTTTCGGTATACACCGCCCAAACGTTGTTGAACTCTTCGAGACGTATTTCACTGAAGTCGATGTGGTAAACCAGATCGTTGTTGAAATAAAGTCTTAGGGATCTGAGACCAATGACGTTCCTGCCCACGCTCGCGACCGCATCGATCGCGATCTTTGGCCAACTACCACGGAATCTGTACACTTCGTTCTCGGTATAGTTCAACCTTTCTCCGTCTATCATTAAACCTCTGACGGTGAAGTTCGCGTCCGCAGGTTTGGGAATGTTCAACATATCAGAAGGATTGTAGCAAACGGTCTCGTCGATGTTTCTGATCTCGAAATGACAGTGAGGCTGGGCCGCCTCGCCCGTCTGTCCAGAATAGCCTATCACTTCTTGAGCTTTGAACCAAATGTTCCTCTCTGGAAATTCCACCACGATCCTTCTCCTCCCAAATTCAGCGACAACGCTGTCGATGATGCTCTTGATCTTCTCTGAAAAACCGCTCAAATGTGCGTACAGGGTTCGAAAACCATTCTCGTGCTGTAATACAACAACGTTTCCGTAGATATCGTCTTCGTCGATCTCGACCCTAACGAGCCAGCCATCAGCCGCTGCAAGTATCGGAACTCCTGAACGCATCTGCGTGGAAAAGTCGGCCCCCATGTGAAAGTGTGGGCCCCTGTTTCCCGTTCCGCGGAACTCTCCGAAACTCGAAGTGATCAGAAGTTGTCCGCCAACGGGTGGCATGAACATCGCCATAGAGATGATCGATACGACTATCAGCACGAGTGAGATCAGCTTTCGCACGCTTCCATCCCTCCATCGAGTAGCGTGGCAAGTTTTTTCAACATACCCTCGCGAGCTCTTATTCTAACAACAACGCCCTCATCGGTGAAGATACTTCTTTTAATCGTTATCTTTTCGCGGTACTTCTCTAACAGATGCAAGCGCTTTGCATCGATAAAGAATTCCCTCTCGGTCTCGCTTTTTCCCAGCAATCGGGAGACCTCTTCGAGGAGCAGATCGATACCTTCTCCCTTCAGGGCGCTTATGAATATTGCTGACGGATAGGCATCGGACAAACGCTCGAGGCTTTCCTTAGAAAGCAAATCTATCTTGTTGAAAACCAGCAGTCGCGGAATCTTCTCAGCTTGAAGCTCGCTCAGAACATCCTCGGCAACCTCGATTTTCTGAACAACTTCTGGATCCGAAACATCGGCAAGCAAGATTATGAGGTCCGAATACGAAATCTCCTCCAAGGTGGACTTGAAAGCCTCTATGATCGAGTGTGGCACTTTTCTTATGAAACCGACGGTATCCTTGAACAGAACGACTCTTCCGTCTGGCAGTTTAACACGCCTCACAACGGGTGCGAGAGTGCTGAACAATTTTCCACTCACCAGTATGGATCGGTCTGAGGAAAGCGTGGCGAGCAGACAGGATTTCCCGGCGTTCGTGTAGCCCACTATCGATACCGTGGCAAGCCCACTGTCCAAACGCAGTTTTCGCTGTTGCTCTCTGTTCTTTCTGAGCTCCTGCAGTTCCTTTCTCAACTCAGCGATCCTCTCGTGTATTCGTCTTCGCCTTTCTTCGAGCCTTGGTTCACCAGGTCCCCTGGTTCCCACGCCTCCCCCGAGTCTCGAAAGACTTTTTCCTTCACCAACAAGCCTCGGTAGCTCGTACTGAAGTCGTGCGAGCTCAACCTGAATTTTTCCTTCCCTCGTTGTCGCATGCTTCGCAAACACGTCCAAGATGACCTGGGTCCTGTCCCTGACCGGCACTTTGAGGATCTTCTCGAGATTCTTCGCCTGAACTGGTGTGAGTTCACTGTCGACCACGACGTAGTCGATACCTAAATGGGCGATCTTCTCCGCTATGGACTCAATTCTTCCACGTCCAAGATAAAAGCGCGAGTCGGGAAACTCGCGCTTCTGTTTGATCAGTTCAACGACTTCTGCACCAATGTTTGCCAAGAGACTCACCAGTTCCTCACAGGACGTCTCACTGTTTTCTATTGTCAGCATCAGAACCTTTTTTAAACCGACAGCTTCATTCGTCCGAACCATCTGGTTGAGCCTGTGATGCTTCCTCCTTTTCCTTCTGTTCGGTTTTCACAAGCCTGACGAACGATGTTGGCATTATCGTGCTTATCGCGTGCTTGTAGATGAGACTCTGCTGGTTCTCGTTCTCCAGCAAGATCGTGTAACTGTCGAAAGAACGAATGATCCCTTTGGTTTGAAAACCGTTCACCAGGTAAACTTTGACTTCGATCTTGCTGGTGCGTAGAGTGTTGAGAAACCTGTCCTGAAGATTGAACTTCTCTGCCATCCTCCAGACCCCCCAACCAAATCACGAATTTTTCTGTGCATCTTCACTCACCATCTCCATGAGTTTCTCAAGAACCTTCTCATCACTCGCATTCAGCCAGGTCGCATCGCAATATCTTCTGAACCAGATGATCTGTCTTCTGGCAAAATGCCTCGTGTTGCGTTTAATCTTTTCCACAGTCCTTTCGAAACTTTCCTTCCCTTCAAGATAGTCGATGACTTCCTGATAGCCTATGGTTTTGAGAGCGTTCAGATCCTTCGAGTATCCCATTTTCAAGAGAGATTTTACCTCTTCGACGAGGCCCTCTTCGATCATCCTTTCTACTCTCTCGTTAATTCTATCATAAAGTTCTCTGCGATCTCTTGTCAAAACGACTATCGTGAAGTTTCCAGAAGGTTTGGAGGCCCTCTGAAGCTGCGATATGGTGCATCCTGTTTGAAACCAAACCTCGAGTGCTCTGATCGTGCGTTTCAGATCGTTCACGTGGATCCTGCTTGCTGCCTCAGGATCGATTCCCTCAAGCATTTTCCTCAACCGACCAGGTTCTCTGGATTCTTTCTCCAAAAGCTCTTGCCTGAGTTGCTCGTTGCGAGGTGCGCCTTCGAAGATACCTCTCGTCAGTGCATCGATGTAGAGACCAGTTCCCCCAACTAACAAGGGTATCTTTCCTCTTGCTCTTATCTGTGAGATCGTTTTCAAAGCATCGTTCCTGAAGTTGTAAACACTGTAGTATTCGTCCGGAGAAACAATGTCGATCAGGTGATGAGGTACGAGTCGTCTCTGCTCCAATGTTGGCTTGGCTGTTCCTATGTCCATGAACCTATAGATTTGTCTCGAGTCAACCGAGACTATCTCTGCGTTCAAGCGCAATGCCAGTTCGATCGCAATGTTTGTCTTACCGACACCGGTTGGACCGGTGACTACGATCATTTCTTTTCGATCACTCCATACAGGACCTGGCTTTTCCTGCTGCCAGTTATTCGATCGACTCTTATCCTGTCGAACAACGAATCGAAGGCGTGTGCTTTCAGAACCACTCTTTTACGTGCGACACGCAACATCTCTTCGATATCTTCATCTGTCACAGTATCATAGACGGCGAAAGGTCTCAACGGGTTCATTGAGGAAGATTCGTAAACGGGATTCTCGAACATTGGATCGCAGTAAACGATGTCGAAAGAATCGTCCGAGCAATTGGCAAAATACTTTCTGTAGTCGATGTTCAAAATTTCTATTCTTCTCATCGCGTCGTTCACCCAGTCTTCCTTGTCTCTGTAATTCTTCAGGCCCTCCCTCACGACGATGTATATGGGCGTAGAAGCTTCCAAGCCAACGACTTTGCCGTCTTTCAGGAAACCGGCCATGAGTATGGCTTCGGCGCCGAGACCAAAAGTTGTGTCCAGAATCCACTCGTTTCCTTTAAGTTGCAGACACTCAATCAGGTGATCTTTGAGTCCCTTCCTGACGTTCCTCATTCTCACTTTGGCAGTGGATGGGTGAAAGAACAGCGATCCTTCTCGGTACTTAACAACGATCCTGTCCGATTCGACAACGTAGCAGTAATCGTTCCCAACAACCTCCAATAGATCGCGAAAGCTTCTTCGCGGTATGTACGGTAAGTTCAATTCCTGTGCGAGTTGCTTGGCTTTCAGCGCCTGCTCTTTCGTCGGCTTATGAGAAGTCGTAACGAAGATCATTGCGCTTTGCTCCCCTTTATCCTGTTTATCTGCTCTGTCAGTTCCTCGATCTGTTGAGAAAGCTCTCTGTCTTTGATCTTGAACTCAACGTTTCGTCTCGACTCGACAACGAAGTGAAGGTAAGTTGCGAGCCAGAGAAAAGCGATCACGAGGAATGAAACGACTACCACATGACGCAGGAAGCCTTTTTCTCGCCCCTTGGTCGGTCTCACCAGAAACACCTCACTTCAAACCCGTCCTTGCGATACCCTGAACGAAGTACCGCTGCGTGAAAAGAAACAGCACGATTATCGGCAGGATCGAGAAGGTGGCAGCGGCCATGAGCATGTTGTACACCGTGCCGACGTCCGTGCTGAAGGTTTGAAGGCCAACAGGCAGCGTTCTGAACTTGTCCTTGTTGGTCACGATGAGCACCCACAAGAACGCGTTCCAGCTTCCAACGAACTTCAAGAGTGCGGATGTCACGATCGCGGGTTTCGACAAAGGAACGACCACTGTCCAGAGGAACCTCCAGTGGGAACAGCCGTCTATCTTGGCAGCGTCCTGCAGTTCTCTGGGAAGCGTCAGAAAATGCTGTCTGAGCAAAAAGATCGCAAAGACACTCACGATCCACGGTATTATGAGCGCATAGTAGGTATCAATCCAACCGAGCCTCGAAATCGTTATGAAGTTTGGAACAAGCAGAACTTCTCCAGGTATCATCATCGTACTCAAAAACAAGCTGAAGATCAATCCTTTACCCGGAAAACTCATCAAAGCGAACGCATACGCTGCCATGGCACAGAGGATAATCTCAACGACTGTGGTCACGGTCGAGACGAACACGGTGTTGATGTAGTAGATACCAAACGGTGCGCTCCGCCAAGCGGCAACGTAATTGTGAAAGACATTGCCAAGGATTTCTCCGAACGTGTAATCCACCCGCACATCGTAACGCTCATCCTCGAGATAAACCGGATCAACGTCTCGCAGCACGAGTTCTATCGTCTGGTTCTGTTTCAATCTCGCCTCGTTGACGAAATCGGGAGCCTGGACGATCTTCATCAGGCTTTGAACCCTTGATTGGAGCGATCTGAGCTTGCCTATCGTGTCTATCTCACTGCACACTTTCTTCAAAGCTTCGAAGAATTCGTTTTCTTCCACATTCTGAGTCAACTGCTCCATCCTACCCAGCACTAAAGCTGCAGCCATGCTGTCTTGTGATCGCAACCACTGTTTCAAGCTTTCAGCATCCTCGAAAGCTTGAAGACTCAAAGATTTCGAATTCAAAAGGTTCAACAGCTGTGAACCCAACTGTTTCATTTGCTGAACGTAGACTCTAATGCTCTCAATTCCGAAAGTGAGAAACTCGGAGTACAGTTTTTCGTCGATTCTCTTTTCCACTCTTTCTGCAAGCCCATCCAGAGATCTGTTCAGCTCCTGCTCAACGATCGCTTTCAGTTCTTCTGGCACATCGATCTGGTTTAGAGACAACAAAAATTCGTCTTTCTTTTCTCGTTCATCCATGAATCTGAACTTCACAACGACTGAGCCAACACGTTCTTTCTGAACCGACTGGAAGAAATCATGCACGAACAGATAAGTCTCGAGTCGATCCAGCACGGTTCGAACCGTTTCCAAGACTCTCTGTTCGTAGAGCCGGATCACGGGATTGTTCCTTAATGGTTCACTCAGGTTGACGGTGTCGAGCTTCTCCATCCAAACGTTCAGTTCACGACGGATACTATCCATTTCCGTTAGATCCAGAATCGCTGTCTTTCCCTTCTTGAAGATCGTCACAGATCCAACGACGTCTGCGCAGGCTTTCTTAACCGATTCCATGAACTTAGAAAATTCGCTCCTGTTATCTTCGGGTATCCTCGACACATAGCGTGATAGAATCTCGATCTGTTCGATGGAAGAATTCGCTGTTTTTTCGACCAGCTCGACGTAGTTTCTCCGATCGAGATACGCATCTTTTCCGTGCAAATACAGAGCGAAGAATCTGCTGAAGAAAGTTTCTGCGTCGGAGCTCTCGTCGAGAATTTGCAACACTTCTTTCTGTTTTGTGTTTTTCACCAGAGCGCTGGAAAACTCTTCGAACACGCTACTCTCCAGTTTGCCACGAAGGAACCCCGCATCTGTTGGGAAAGAAATCGTCATCGTACCCCTGTACACGGGATCATCGTCTATCTGAATTCGTAAGACATTCTTTTCCGTCTCACTCTGAACGAGCACGAGCGCTTCTCTCAGCGTCAAACCCTTCCAATCCAGACCACCGATGGAACCTCGTGACACGTTGGTTTTCAAATGCCACGTTCTGGAAAAATTCTTGCTCGTCCAGATCGGAGGCCAGCGTTCCACCTCGCTCCGCGTTTTGAAAGACGTGGAGACCATCCACGCAAACGGCATGAGCATCACCACAGCACCTATCGAGAGCAAGGTGTAAATCAGAAAACTACTCAACGGACGTCTCATTTTCTCCACCTCATGACACGTACTCCACAACGCTCCTGCCGACCTTGAACTGGATCAGTGTGAAAAGAAGAATTATTGCGAACAATACGTATGCAGCCGCGCACGCTATGCCCATTCGCTGCTGAACGTAAAATCTGTCGAAGACGTAATAGACCATGGTCAGGCCACTGTTGTTGTATGGCCCGGGTAAGCCACTGTACAACACATAGATTTCTGTGAAGACTTTGAACGCGTTTATCAGAGACACAATCAGCAAGAAAAAGGTGGTGGGACTGAGCAGAGGCCAAGTTATGTAGAGAAACTTCTGGCCAACGCTGGCTCCATCAACTTCCGCAGCCTCGTAGTAAGAACGATCGATGCTCTGAAGACCTGCAAGAAAGATCACCGCATTGTAGCCAACGGTTCTCCAGATGGACACGATGGCGATGGTGGGAATCGTCCACCGTTCGTCCTTCAACCACGCGATCTTCTGAACGTTGAAGAACGAAAGAAAGTAGTTCAGCAAACCGTACGCGTCGTCGAAGATCCATCTCCACACGAGCGATATGGCCACAACGGAGGTCACGAAGGGTACGAAATATGCGGTTCTAAAGAAAGCTCTGAGTTTGATGTTCGAGTTCAGCATCAACGCGATCCCGAGCGCCAGGCCAATCGTGATAGGAACGGTGAGCACTACGTAGTAAAACGTGTTGAACATTGCCTTCACGAAGAGATTTCTGTCCCTACCCTCTAACAAGAAATCGATGACGGTGTAAAAACGTGTGTCGAACGCGAGCATGAGCGTTACCGAACCCATGACACCCGCAATCAAACCCGGAATGTGCCTGGAAAGATATTGTTTGGTCCTCAAAACTGTAAAGATGAAAAGCAACAGGCAAAGACCAAGGACGAAGGTTCGAAAGATCGACTCATTGAAAACGTAGAGAAGAATCGATACGACCAGAAGAAACCACGCCACTTTACTTTTTCTGACGGCGCCATACAACGCAACGACGATAAACATCGAAACGAAGATCAAAAAGCACGTCCAAAGAAGAGCCTCCGCGAAGCTGTGGTCCATCGGTGGAAAGAACCTGAATATTTCCCTGTAATTCTCGAATCCTGCAAAAACAGGATTTCTCATGTTCCTGAAATCCCATCTGAAGAAGCTGAGAACGAACGAAAAGGCAACGGGCCAGAACACGAACGTGCCCAAAATCAAGAACGATGGCACCAAGAACAGATAGGCCAGCAACGCCTCGCGGACCCTTCTCTTCACAGAGATCGCCTCACAAGATGTAAGAGCTCAGGTCCTCGTCCGCAGCTATGGCCCCGATCTTTTCCTTCACGTATTTCGCGTCGACGACGATGCTCTTTTCAGAAACATCGGGAGCCTCGAAGGCGATGTCTTCGAGCACTTTCTCCACGACTGTGTACAGCCTTCGCGCTCCGATGTTCTCGAGTCTCTGGTTGAGGTCATACGCAATCCTGGCTATCTCTTCTACCCCGTCCTGTGTGAAAATCAGTTCGATACCCTCAACTGCCAGCAGGGCCTGGTACTGTTTGGTAATTGCGTTCTCTGGTTCGGTGAGTATCCTCACAAAATCTTTCTGGCTCAGTGGTGAAAGTTCAACTCGAATGGGGAATCGACCTTGAAGCTCCGGCATCAAATCCGATGGCCTGCTCATGTGGAACGCACCGGAACCTATGAAGAGTATGTAATCCGTCCTAACGGGCCCGTACTTCGTCATGATCGTTGTACCCTCGACGATGGGCAGAAGGTCTCTCTGAACACCCTGTCTTGAAACGTCCGGTCCACTGCCTGAAGATTTGACCGCTATCTTGTCGAGTTCGTCTATAAAGATTATACCTCTGTTCTGAGCCCTATCGAGCGCCTCTTGAACGACCTTGTCCAGGTCTAAAAGCTTCTCAGCTTCGATGGGCAAAAGAACTTTACGCGCTTCGGCAACGGTGAGCCTTTTTTTCTGCTTCGTCTTCGGCAGCAGACTACCGAGCATGTTGCTCAGATCGATACCGAGATCTTCCAGCTCTCCGGATCCAACGATTCCCATGAAAGGTGTGGCTTCTTTCTCGATCTCGATCTCGATCATTTCGTTTTCCAGTTCCCCACTTCTCAGTTTCTGCCTCATTTCTTCCCGTTTCTGTCTGATCAACCTTCTTTCCTCGACACTCTGCTGTGGTTGCTGCTGCATGCCAAAAAGTCCCATCAATCCGAGAGGCTGAGGTTTCCTGCTTTCTGGCACCAGAGCATCTAAGATTCTCTCTTCCACCATCGCTTCAGCCTTCTCTCTGACTTGTTCCATCATTTCCTTCTTGACCATGTTCACACTTATTTCGACCAGATCTCTTATCATCGATTCAACGTTCTTTCCCACGTATCCTATCTCCGTGAACCTGGTTGCTTCCACTTTGAGAAAGGGAGAACCAGAGAGTTGCGCGAGTCTTCTTGCAATCTCCGTTTTTCCAACGCCCGTGGGACCTATCATGAGGATGTTCTTGGGAAGCACTTCTTTTTGCCACTTCTCTGGTAACTTCTGCCGTCTTATGCGGTTTCTTATGGCTATCGCAACGGCACGTTTTGCTTGATGCTGGCCAACTATGTACTTGTCGAGCTCCGCCACTATTTGTTTCGGGGTCAGTTCATCGAAGTTCGTCATCTCGCCTCACTCCTTTAAAGTTCCTCGATCGTGATGTTGCTGTTTGTGTATATGCATATCTCACTCGCGATCTGCAAAGATTTCTCCGCTATCGCTCTTGCGTCGAGGTCGGTGTTTCGCATTAGAGCCCTCGCAGCGGCCAGCGCATACGGCGCACCAGAGCCGATGGCCGCCACGTTGTCGTCGGGCTGAACGACTTCTCCCGTACCAGATATTATGAGCACGTTGTTCCTGTCTGCAACGAGTAAGAGAGCTTCCAACCTTCTCAAGATCCTGTCCGTCCTCCAATCCTTCGCCAGTTCCACCGCGGCTTTCAACAGATTGTTTCCCCACTCTCTGAGTTTCGCCTCGAAACGATCGAACAGGGCCATGGCATCTGCGACCGAACCTGCGAAACCCGCTAAGACTTGACCATCAGCGATTTTCCTGATCTTCCTGGCGCCATGTTTGAGTACCGTGTTGCCATAGGTTACCTGACCATCTCCCGCCATGACGGTTTTACCGTTTCTCGAAACAACGAGTATAGTTGTAGATCTCCAACTCATTGGCTCACCTCCTCGAGAACGTTGTAAAATGCTACGAATCTGGAATACCTTTCCCAAAGTTTCAGTGCCATGGGCACGTTGTTCACCACAACCTTTATCTCCTGAACTGCCTGGTTGAGCTTGTTCTGATCTTTGATCACGTTTGATAGCAATCTCTGCACTTCGTTGATCATCGCGCTCGTAAGACTCGACACCAGGCTGTGAGCCTTGTTCACATCACCGCCTTGAATCGCCGTCAGTTCATTGTTTATCGCCATTTTCCAGTCTGCGGATTTGAACTGCGACTCGATTTGATCTGAAAGTCCCTCGACGATCGATTGCACGCTCTTTATCCTCACGCTCGGTACGTTCTCCTTCGATAGTATCCGTTCGATCGCCTTCGACACGTTCTGGAGGTACTCGTCTATGGTTTTCTTGAGATCCAATCTCTGTAGTTCGCTCGCTATTCGCTCGAAACTCGGTTTGTAATCTTCACGCATTGTTTGTAGAAGTTCATTTGCACGAACAGGATCGTGTGCTCTCAAAAACTGGACTGCGACGAGATAGATCAATGCAGCGCCATCTGGAACGCCCCAGACCCCCTTAGAAGCAACGGCTTCGCACGCCCAAATCTCTTTACGAGCCAGGTACTGCAGAAATTCTATGGCTTTATCGTTCGTCAAAGATTCGAAGCTCGCCAACTGTACTGCCAACACCCTGTAGATGTCTTCACCCTGAATCGCCCTCAGCGTATCGGGATTTTTCCATTCGGGATATCTGTTCCAAGAGTCTGGCAAACGATACACTGTGCCCTTCGCCCAGTATATGAACTCGTCTCGATACTTTTCGTAGAGCCCTTCGAGCTTCTGCAGTACCGCTTTACCAGTTTCATTTTCTTGGAGATAGTCCAACTGGCGTCTCAACTGTTTGATAGCACCCGCGAGCGTTGCGTACCTCGCGGCGAGAGCCTTGTA
This window contains:
- a CDS encoding M23 family metallopeptidase; translated protein: MRKLISLVLIVVSIISMAMFMPPVGGQLLITSSFGEFRGTGNRGPHFHMGADFSTQMRSGVPILAAADGWLVRVEIDEDDIYGNVVVLQHENGFRTLYAHLSGFSEKIKSIIDSVVAEFGRRRIVVEFPERNIWFKAQEVIGYSGQTGEAAQPHCHFEIRNIDETVCYNPSDMLNIPKPADANFTVRGLMIDGERLNYTENEVYRFRGSWPKIAIDAVASVGRNVIGLRSLRLYFNNDLVYHIDFSEIRLEEFNNVWAVYTENSVADGYRYTAYYKLYPDKSSNVVKLNRFPELGQIPSRTNVTIVCEDVWKNEHEVKFVLERR
- the metK gene encoding methionine adenosyltransferase, with protein sequence MKRLFTSESVTEGHPDKLADQISDAILDAILQQDPNARVAVETLVTTGLAVVAGEVTTEAYVDIQDIVRRTILDVGYTRAKYGFDGETCGVLTSIHNQSPDIAIGVNKALEAREKNHLEDEYDKIGAGDQGMMFGYATNETPEYMPLPIVLAHKLAMKLAEVRKKKIVPFLRPDGKTQVTIEYDENWKPVRVDTVLISAQHEPDVTINELREALIEHVIRPTIPQQYWSDEIKILVNPTGRFVLGGPSADTGLTGRKIIVDTYGGWVPHGGGAFSGKDPTKVDRSAHYMARYVAKNVVAAGLADRFLIQVAYAIGKARPVSLMIDTFGTAKVEEEKLKKIILEVFDFRPLAIIEKLDLRRPIYRKTAAYGHFGRNDPDFTWEKLDAVDELKRYFNM
- the miaA gene encoding tRNA (adenosine(37)-N6)-dimethylallyltransferase MiaA, producing MIVVTGPTGVGKTNIAIELALRLNAEIVSVDSRQIYRFMDIGTAKPTLEQRRLVPHHLIDIVSPDEYYSVYNFRNDALKTISQIRARGKIPLLVGGTGLYIDALTRGIFEGAPRNEQLRQELLEKESREPGRLRKMLEGIDPEAASRIHVNDLKRTIRALEVWFQTGCTISQLQRASKPSGNFTIVVLTRDRRELYDRINERVERMIEEGLVEEVKSLLKMGYSKDLNALKTIGYQEVIDYLEGKESFERTVEKIKRNTRHFARRQIIWFRRYCDATWLNASDEKVLEKLMEMVSEDAQKNS
- a CDS encoding class I SAM-dependent methyltransferase, whose protein sequence is MIFVTTSHKPTKEQALKAKQLAQELNLPYIPRRSFRDLLEVVGNDYCYVVESDRIVVKYREGSLFFHPSTAKVRMRNVRKGLKDHLIECLQLKGNEWILDTTFGLGAEAILMAGFLKDGKVVGLEASTPIYIVVREGLKNYRDKEDWVNDAMRRIEILNIDYRKYFANCSDDSFDIVYCDPMFENPVYESSSMNPLRPFAVYDTVTDEDIEEMLRVARKRVVLKAHAFDSLFDRIRVDRITGSRKSQVLYGVIEKK
- a CDS encoding carbohydrate ABC transporter permease, which gives rise to MKRRVREALLAYLFLVPSFLILGTFVFWPVAFSFVLSFFRWDFRNMRNPVFAGFENYREIFRFFPPMDHSFAEALLWTCFLIFVSMFIVVALYGAVRKSKVAWFLLVVSILLYVFNESIFRTFVLGLCLLLFIFTVLRTKQYLSRHIPGLIAGVMGSVTLMLAFDTRFYTVIDFLLEGRDRNLFVKAMFNTFYYVVLTVPITIGLALGIALMLNSNIKLRAFFRTAYFVPFVTSVVAISLVWRWIFDDAYGLLNYFLSFFNVQKIAWLKDERWTIPTIAIVSIWRTVGYNAVIFLAGLQSIDRSYYEAAEVDGASVGQKFLYITWPLLSPTTFFLLIVSLINAFKVFTEIYVLYSGLPGPYNNSGLTMVYYVFDRFYVQQRMGIACAAAYVLFAIILLFTLIQFKVGRSVVEYVS
- the hflX gene encoding GTPase HflX, which codes for MLTIENSETSCEELVSLLANIGAEVVELIKQKREFPDSRFYLGRGRIESIAEKIAHLGIDYVVVDSELTPVQAKNLEKILKVPVRDRTQVILDVFAKHATTREGKIQVELARLQYELPRLVGEGKSLSRLGGGVGTRGPGEPRLEERRRRIHERIAELRKELQELRKNREQQRKLRLDSGLATVSIVGYTNAGKSCLLATLSSDRSILVSGKLFSTLAPVVRRVKLPDGRVVLFKDTVGFIRKVPHSIIEAFKSTLEEISYSDLIILLADVSDPEVVQKIEVAEDVLSELQAEKIPRLLVFNKIDLLSKESLERLSDAYPSAIFISALKGEGIDLLLEEVSRLLGKSETEREFFIDAKRLHLLEKYREKITIKRSIFTDEGVVVRIRAREGMLKKLATLLDGGMEACES
- the hfq gene encoding RNA chaperone Hfq; translation: MAEKFNLQDRFLNTLRTSKIEVKVYLVNGFQTKGIIRSFDSYTILLENENQQSLIYKHAISTIMPTSFVRLVKTEQKEKEEASQAQPDGSDE
- a CDS encoding carbohydrate ABC transporter permease, coding for MRRPLSSFLIYTLLSIGAVVMLMPFAWMVSTSFKTRSEVERWPPIWTSKNFSRTWHLKTNVSRGSIGGLDWKGLTLREALVLVQSETEKNVLRIQIDDDPVYRGTMTISFPTDAGFLRGKLESSVFEEFSSALVKNTKQKEVLQILDESSDAETFFSRFFALYLHGKDAYLDRRNYVELVEKTANSSIEQIEILSRYVSRIPEDNRSEFSKFMESVKKACADVVGSVTIFKKGKTAILDLTEMDSIRRELNVWMEKLDTVNLSEPLRNNPVIRLYEQRVLETVRTVLDRLETYLFVHDFFQSVQKERVGSVVVKFRFMDEREKKDEFLLSLNQIDVPEELKAIVEQELNRSLDGLAERVEKRIDEKLYSEFLTFGIESIRVYVQQMKQLGSQLLNLLNSKSLSLQAFEDAESLKQWLRSQDSMAAALVLGRMEQLTQNVEENEFFEALKKVCSEIDTIGKLRSLQSRVQSLMKIVQAPDFVNEARLKQNQTIELVLRDVDPVYLEDERYDVRVDYTFGEILGNVFHNYVAAWRSAPFGIYYINTVFVSTVTTVVEIILCAMAAYAFALMSFPGKGLIFSLFLSTMMIPGEVLLVPNFITISRLGWIDTYYALIIPWIVSVFAIFLLRQHFLTLPRELQDAAKIDGCSHWRFLWTVVVPLSKPAIVTSALLKFVGSWNAFLWVLIVTNKDKFRTLPVGLQTFSTDVGTVYNMLMAAATFSILPIIVLFLFTQRYFVQGIARTGLK